A stretch of the Rosa rugosa chromosome 5, drRosRugo1.1, whole genome shotgun sequence genome encodes the following:
- the LOC133712987 gene encoding phylloplanin-like has product MASFKTLVFVSLLVIAALAVVPIAKAQLGGLGGLTAGLLGLIRIQGTLFCTANGRVSNAGASLTPVFPNATVQLQCGSGNVVSTAITNTSGLFSIVLDPLQFLLSSLLSNCKLVVSTPLSSCNSSLSGTTILQSTLQLIGTTLAGLLSIINLIPAGFSPIIN; this is encoded by the exons ATGGCCTCCTTCAAAACACTTGTCTTTGTGTCGCTCTTGGTTATTGCTGCACTGGCAGTAGTTCCAATCGCCAAAGCGCAACTTGGCGGGCTCGGTGGTCTCACGGCCGGGCTTCTTGGGCTAATACGCATACAAGGGACTCTGTTTTGCACGGCCAATGGCCGTGTCAGCAATGCTGGCGCCTCCCTTACACCAGTATTTCCAA ATGCTACAGTCCAATTGCAATGTGGATCAGGAAATGTGGTATCTACCGCTATTACGAATACCTCAGGACTCTTTTCAATCGTGCTAGATCCTCTCCAGTTTCTTCTGTCTTCACTATTGTCTAATTGCAAGCTCGTTGTTAGCACACCACTCTCCAGCTGCAACTCTAGTTTGTCTGGAACCACGATACTCCAATCTACCTTGCAGCTCATTGGAACAACCCTCGCGGGCCTCCTCAGCATCATCAATCTCATTCCAGCCGGTTTCAGCCCCATCATTAATTAA
- the LOC133712043 gene encoding late embryogenis abundant protein 41-like isoform X1 has protein sequence MASCLSKANLLPLAASIHRRGYAAASHGPVAAGYGMAGSRSAMVRKLEEGVGMKEESSSAWAPDPRTGYYRPANRGDEIDPVELREMLLNQKQLLVKLQ, from the exons ATGGCTTCCTGTCTCTCAAAAGCAAATCTCCTTCCCCTTGCCGCCTCCATTCATCG ACGAGGTTACGCGGCTGCATCACATGGCCCAGTGGCAGCTGGATATGGAATGGCAGGGTCCAGGAGTGCTATGGTGAGGAAGCTGGAAGAGGGGGTTGGGATGAAGGAAGAGTCTTCGTCTGCTTGGGCACCGGATCCTCGAACCGGGTACTACAGGCCGGCTAATAGGGGGGATGAGATCGACCCAGTGGAGCTCCGGGAAATGCTCTTGAACCAGAAA CAGTTGTtggtgaaattacaataa
- the LOC133710742 gene encoding bidirectional sugar transporter SWEET17-like: protein METLSFYIGVIGNLISVLMFLAPVYTFSRIIKNRSTEEFSSLPYVCTFLNCFLWTYYGIIKPGAYLVSTINGFGILVEIIYLSLFLTYATANKRVNTAIWIGILDVGFPAAAMLVTWLALKGDVRINAIGFLSAGLNIIMYASPLAAMKTVVTTKSVEYMPFWLSFFFFLNGGVWLFYSWLEQDYFLGVPNGMGFLLGTVQLVLYCIYTKPAKKEDKSLSSALLVEEGREHEPLNSSDTTT from the exons ATGGAAACTTTAAGTTTCTATATCGGAGTTATTG GCAACCTCATTTCAGTGCTAATGTTTCTTGCTCCTGT GTATACATTTTCGAGAATCATAAAGAACCGTTCGACAGAAGAGTTCAGCAGTCTTCCCTACGTCTGCACATTCCTCAACTGCTTCCTGTGGACTTACTACGGAATCATAAAGCCCGGAGCTTATCTTGTATCCACCATCAATGGCTTCGGAATTCTTGTCGAGATCATCTATCTCTCTTTGTTTCTAACATACGCCACAGCAAACAAGAGG GTGAACACGGCGATCTGGATTGGTATCTTGGATGTGGGTTTTCCGGCAGCGGCCATGTTAGTGACTTGGCTGGCGTTGAAGGGAGATGTACGTATTAATGCAATAGGGTTCTTGAGTGCTGGCCTCAATATCATCATGTACGCCTCACCTCTAGCTGCAATG AAAACAGTGGTGACAACTAAGAGTGTGGAGTACATGCCATTTTGGCTAtcattcttctttttcctcAACGGAGGGGTCTGGCTTTTTTATTCTTGGCTTGAACAAGATTATTTTCTTGGG GTACCAAATGGGATGGGGTTTTTACTCGGAACAGTGCAGCTCGTGCTATATTGCATTTACACAAAACCAGCCAAGAAGGAAGACAAAAGCTTATCAAGTGCACTACTGGTGGAAGAAGGAAGAGAACATGAACCTCTTAACTCATCAGATACTACTACTTAA
- the LOC133712043 gene encoding late embryogenis abundant protein 41-like isoform X2, which translates to MASCLSKANLLPLAASIHRRGYAAASHGPVAAGYGMAGSRSAMVRKLEEGVGMKEESSSAWAPDPRTGYYRPANRGDEIDPVELREMLLNQKLLVKLQ; encoded by the exons ATGGCTTCCTGTCTCTCAAAAGCAAATCTCCTTCCCCTTGCCGCCTCCATTCATCG ACGAGGTTACGCGGCTGCATCACATGGCCCAGTGGCAGCTGGATATGGAATGGCAGGGTCCAGGAGTGCTATGGTGAGGAAGCTGGAAGAGGGGGTTGGGATGAAGGAAGAGTCTTCGTCTGCTTGGGCACCGGATCCTCGAACCGGGTACTACAGGCCGGCTAATAGGGGGGATGAGATCGACCCAGTGGAGCTCCGGGAAATGCTCTTGAACCAGAAA TTGTtggtgaaattacaataa